CGAGCTCTACCTGCAGGTGCCCAACCGCGGGTTGGAGTTCCTGGCCGAGGACCCCCTAGAGGGTCCCTGGTGGGCCACCTACGTGGTCAAGCTCGAGCTGCTCGACGACGCCGGCCAGGTCATCTATCGTGACACCTGGTCCAACGACATCCAGGCCGTCGCCGAGGAGCAGACCGTCCGCGAGGGCTCCTTTTCCCTCGACGTCGTCCGCCTCGACATGGACCCCGGTCTCTACGAGGTCCGGCTGACCCTGGGCGATCCCAACAGCGAGGACATGGCGACGGGCACGGCCCTGTTACCCCTCGAGGTCGCTGATCTGTCCACCGCCGCCCTCAGCCCGCTCCAGGTCAGCTCCAACATCCGCCTCGTCGACACCGAGAATTTCACCACCGTGCCCATCGGTCGAGCCGGCCTGTACCTCGACGAAGTCCCCAGCGAGGCCGTCGGCCCGGCCGGTGCCTTCAGCGCCAACGACGAGTTCATCAAGCTGGACAAGTTCGTCGCCCCGTTGCCCAGTCGCACCAAGACCGGCAGCCAGCAGGATCTCCTCTACTTCTACGGCGAGCTCTACACCAGCGGCGAGTACAGCCTGGCCTATGAGGTCTACAACGCGCCCGGCTCCCTGCTGTCCGACGGCGAAACGGCCGTCGACGCCGACGGGATGAACAGCTACGCCGTGGCCGTCGACACCGCGGGCTGGAGCGACGGCGAATACCGCCTGGAGATCGAGCTGCGCGACGCTTCCGAAGCCGTGCTGGCCGAGAGCGGCCGCGACTTTACCATCGGCGTCGGCGCGGAGACCGTCGAGGTCGTCGCCGACAGCGGCGAGCCGATGACCGACGAGGAGCTGCGGCGTTTCATCCGCGAGGTCGGCTTCATCGCCTCGGAGCGTGAACTCAACGACCTGACCGGCGCCCCGGCCGACAAGCGCTGGCTGCTGGTCGAACGCTTCTGGGCCAAGCGCGATCCCGATCCCGCCACCCCGACCAACGAGTTCAAAATCGAATACTACAACCGACTGGCCTACGTCCGCGATCATTACGGCCGCGGTTACGGCGACGGCCTCGACAGCGACCGGGGGCGCGTCTACATGATCTACGGACCCCCCGACGAGGTCGAGGACACCCCGTTGGGTTCGGGGATGATCGCCGACCGCCCGACGGAGTCCGGCATCAGTGAGCTGGAAGCCGAACTCGACGTCTCCGGCACCAAAGGCGTAAGCGCCGGCGAGACCTCGGATATGGACACCAGCGCCGGCGGCGAGCTCTCCAGCAACATCCTAGATCTGGAAAAACCGCACCTGTTGTGGATCTACTACCGCAGCGGCGGTGAAAGCCAGATGATGAAATTTTTGTTCGAAGATCGTACCGGTTACGGCGATTACGATATCGTCTGGTCGACGGAGCGTGGTCAGTACTAGCGCGCTCCCCCATCACCCCAAGCTTGATTTAAGCCGAGGAGGACAGCATAGATGGCCAAAGCCAAACTGCTCAGGATCATCTGCTTGGTGACCATCGCCCTGTTCGTCCTGGTCCCGACCACTCTGGTCATGGCCCAGGAGGAGGAAGCCGCCGAGGAAACCGCCGCAGCTGAAGGCGCGACCGAGGAAACCCCGGCCGAGGGCGAAGCCGCCGCCGAGGGGGACGCTGAAGAAGCCCCCAGCGAGGCCCCCGCCGACGTCCAGGAGGGCGAATCCGGCAGCATCCAGGACTACTTCGCCAAGGGCGGCCCGGTTATGTACCCGCTGCTGCTCACCGCGGTCCTGGCCGGCGCTTACATCATCGAGCGCCTGTTCACCTACCAGTTCGCCAAGATCAACACCCGGACCTTCACCGACGAGGTCGTCGAACTCGTCAAGTCCGGC
This genomic stretch from Candidatus Coatesbacteria bacterium harbors:
- a CDS encoding GWxTD domain-containing protein, which gives rise to MKHHIRLFVILSILAALPAAADFGPVANDEGLEFQLDSCQFLGNSGTLVELYLQVPNRGLEFLAEDPLEGPWWATYVVKLELLDDAGQVIYRDTWSNDIQAVAEEQTVREGSFSLDVVRLDMDPGLYEVRLTLGDPNSEDMATGTALLPLEVADLSTAALSPLQVSSNIRLVDTENFTTVPIGRAGLYLDEVPSEAVGPAGAFSANDEFIKLDKFVAPLPSRTKTGSQQDLLYFYGELYTSGEYSLAYEVYNAPGSLLSDGETAVDADGMNSYAVAVDTAGWSDGEYRLEIELRDASEAVLAESGRDFTIGVGAETVEVVADSGEPMTDEELRRFIREVGFIASERELNDLTGAPADKRWLLVERFWAKRDPDPATPTNEFKIEYYNRLAYVRDHYGRGYGDGLDSDRGRVYMIYGPPDEVEDTPLGSGMIADRPTESGISELEAELDVSGTKGVSAGETSDMDTSAGGELSSNILDLEKPHLLWIYYRSGGESQMMKFLFEDRTGYGDYDIVWSTERGQY